The Flavobacterium psychrotrophum region TCCATGTAATATCTAAGCATTTCACCGCTACACTACATATTCTAGTTACTTCACAATAATTCAAGTTCTACAGTATCAATGGCAGTTCGACAGTTGAGCTGCCGGATTTCACCACTGACTTATAAAACCGCCTACGGACCCTTTAAACCCAATGATTCCGGATAACGCTTGGATCCTCCGTATTACCGCGGCTGCTGGCACGGAGTTAGCCGATCCTTATTCTTACGGTACCGTCAAGCTGCTACACGTAGCAGTGTTTCTTCCCGTACAAAAGCAGTTTACACACCATAGATGCGTCATCCTGCACGCGGCATGGCTGGTTCAGGCTCTCGCCCATTGACCAATATTCCTCACTGCTGCCTCCCGTAGGAGTCTGGTCCGTGTCTCAGTACCAGTGTGGGGGATCTCCCTCTCAGGACCCCTACCCATCATTGTCTTGGTGTGCCGTTACCACACCAACTAACTAATGGGACGCATGCTCATCTTGTACCGTTGGAACTTTAATAATCAAGTGATGCCACTCAAATATACTATGAGGTATTAATCCAAATTTCTCTGGGCTATCCCCCTGTACAAGGTAGATTGCATACGCGTTACGCACCCGTGCGCCGGTCTCAAAGTCCGAAGACTTCTACCCCTCGACTTGCATGTGTTAGGCCTGCCGCTAGCGTTCATCCTGAGCCAGGATCAAACTCTTCATCGTATATTTTTATATTTTTACGACCTTTGTTGCTAGGTATTCTTTAATTCAATAAAAGCTAGTAGTCTTACTCTCTCTTATGCTGTCAATCCAATATGTCTATGAACGTGTCTTTCTGTTTGTCATTTAAAGATTTAAAATTTAAAGATTCAAATATTGTTTCTTTATCTTCTCATTCTCTAAGCGGCTGCAAAACTACAACTTCTTTTTAAACTCACAAGCTTTTTTTTGAAAATTTATTTTCTTTATTTTAACTTCGTTTTAAAGTCTGTTTCGCTTTTCAAGCTATCCCGCTTCTCGCGGTTTGGGAGGGCAAAGATACTATCTTTTCCTTTTCAATTCCAAGCTTTTTTTAAACTTTTTTTTCGATGCTTTTTTTAAAGGCTTTTCATAACTCATATATATGAGTAAATGATTTCTTTTCAAATCCGTCTCGTGTTTCAGTCTCTCAAAGTACGTCGCCGTAGTTGCGGGTGCAAAAGTAGTAAACTTTTTCTCTTCTCCTAATGTTTTTCTAACTTTTTTCAAATTTATTTCGAAGCGGATAACCAGTATTTACTGGGTTTTCCTGAAGTTTAGAAGCTAAGATCGTTTGCCGTAGTTGCGGGTGCAAAAGTAGTAAACTTTTCGTTATCTTCTAATCTTTTTTTTACTTTTTTTTGAAAGTGGTTTCCGGTTAAAAACCTTCTGCCTTATTAGTATCATCGTGGTAAAGAACGTCTGCTGTATTGCGGGTGCAAATCTACAACTCTTTTGCTCTTTTACAAGCCCTTTTTAATCCCTTTTTTGAAACTTTATCTTAACGGTTTGTTAATCTGAACATTGGGAGGGAAAGTTTTTTTATCTTTTAATAAGTTTATCACGAAAACAGCCGTTTTGATTGCGTTTATTCAAAAATAACAGGGTTTTGAGAAACGTTTTTGCGGAGTTTGCAGGTTTTAACTCTATTTTTCTGCTCGAGAAGAAACAAACAACCAAGTACTATCATATATTATACACACTCTACTATCATTATTACTAAAAATTGAATTTCTAAGATACATACCTTTAAATTCATCAGAGAAGTTACGTTGTAATTGTACTGGTTTATCTATTGTAGCCAAAATTTCTAATTTAACCCAGATCTCTTTATTCTAAACAGTTTTAACAATAGCAAATCTAGACCTTTAACACTAGCCCCTTTATAAGTTAGAGTCATCTATAACATTCCGGCGCGTCATTACTATGATTAATGACAGGAGTCGCCCGGCTATGCCTGCATGTACAGACCATATATTAGTTAAATCATTAAGCATTGCCGGAGGATAATCAAAAAGCTTAGTCTTTAAATAAGTATATTCATATCTCGTAAGGTTTAACTTCTTCTTAAAGTTTAATACTTCTTGCATTTTCCATGTTTCAATTGCCTGATCTAATGTTATAGCATTAACCTGAGACACAAAAAGCAGGTCTTTAAAATGAACTTCGAAAGTATAAATATTAAACGAAAAGGTATTGATTTCCATATTGCCAAAAATGCCTTCGCGCTATGATGATAAAACTACAGTCATGCATAACGGATTATTTTTAGAGATAATCCCCAGGTTATTATTCCATGTATTGATTAAGCCCTCATGCAATACTGGAGTCGTTATCTTGGTTTTCTTAACTATAGTGTCGCGTTCATACCTCGAGAGGTTTAATAATTTTTTCAGAAAAGAAAGTTCTTTACCTCTCCATTCTTCAATTGCTTCTTGCAATGTCAGGGCATAAATTTGCGAGACACAACTAGCTCCATCATAATGAACTATAAAAGTAAATTTTCCTTTTTCTTCCATATAGCTACCAGCCTTTAATCCTTCCCCGCGATCTTGCTTTAACAAAAGTGAGTGCTGAAACAATATTAAACAAAAAAAGCTCCAGTTTTCACTGAAGCTTTTAAAAAGTGGAGAATATCGGAGTCGAACCGATGACCTCTTGCATGCCATGCAAGCGCTCTAGCCAGCTGAGCTAATCCCCCATTTTGCGAGGGCAAATATAATGTAAAATAATTCCAATCTGCAAACAATTACACAAAAACATTTTTAACGGCATATAATTATCAGCCGCCTGTTTTAAGCCATCCGGTAATACTAAGGCGTTCACGTTGTACCGGCTTTACCTCGTGTTCCAGCAGCTGGCTTTCAAACACAACCACCCTGCCCTGTAGCGGGTATACGGTAACGGTATCTTCAACTCCGCCGGTCTTAGGCAGGTAAATAGCCAGTTCGCCGCCATATTCCGGCTGCCAGTCTTCAGTATTCAGGTAGCACACTATAGATAGCTTACGGCTGCTGTCGTTCTGGAACGTATCCAGATGACGTTTATAAAACGTACCGGGAGGGTAAACTGCATAATGAAATTCCTGCTTTCTAATACCCATGTAACAGGTACGGTTAAGGTACTGCACAAAATTAGCCACCTTATCAAAAAAAACACGCTCAGTACCCTGAGCTGCCTCATCCAGCCAAAGGATAAAATCGCCACGCACGGCATTAACCACCTGCTCGGCAGTATTGTTACCTATGGCACTCTTCTTAAAAACAGATTCTTCATATTTTTCCAACAGGCCGCTGCGCAATGTAGCTACCTCATCTGGAGTAAAAAAATCGTCTA contains the following coding sequences:
- a CDS encoding 2OG-Fe(II) oxygenase, producing the protein MDDLELNPLYEKVIDGLMQQHYCVVDDFFTPDEVATLRSGLLEKYEESVFKKSAIGNNTAEQVVNAVRGDFILWLDEAAQGTERVFFDKVANFVQYLNRTCYMGIRKQEFHYAVYPPGTFYKRHLDTFQNDSSRKLSIVCYLNTEDWQPEYGGELAIYLPKTGGVEDTVTVYPLQGRVVVFESQLLEHEVKPVQRERLSITGWLKTGG